Proteins encoded within one genomic window of Nomascus leucogenys isolate Asia unplaced genomic scaffold, Asia_NLE_v1 001475F_35168_qpd_obj, whole genome shotgun sequence:
- the LOC100581145 gene encoding putative protein FAM90A26 — MLARRAPKTGANRLGRAQTLQKQRRAPVGPRAPPPDEEDPRLKCKNCGAFGHTARSTRCPMKCWKAALVPQTFGKKEGKENLKPWKPPVEANPGPLNKDKGEKEERPRQQDPQRKAPLRIFSGKPPEKPLPNRRGSTESCDDLRVASRPVPLHTTSKRPRVDPVLTDGSATEMSDRGSVLASRSPLRKASVSSASGLGPKERQTGAAADIPQPAVRRQGPEPLLVVKPTHSSPEGGCREVPQAASQTRGLLQAISPRAQDRRPALTSQPCPPAATRSLGLGSNLSFRPGAKRPAQAPIQACLNFPKIPRLGPFQIPGDAIQGGELGAPDTLQPPPAATELGPSTSPQMGRRTPAQVPSIDRQPPHSRPCLPTAQACTMSRHPAASHDGTQPLRVLFRRLDNGWWSSSLLTAPSFHSPEKPGAFLAQSPHDSEKSQGPGVRVPPSVLYEDLQVSSSSEDSDSDLE; from the exons ATGTTGGCCCGTCGTGCCCCCAAAACTGGGGCCAACAGACTCGGGAGAGCCCAGACCCTCCAGAAGCAGCGGAGGGCCCCAGTTGGGCCAAGGGCTCCCCCGCCCGATGAAGAAGATCCCAGG CTCAAGTGCAAAAACTGCGGGGCCTTTGGCCACACGGCCAGAAGTACCAGGTGCCCCATGAAGTGCTGGAAGGCAGCCCTGGTTCCACAGACCTtcgggaagaaggaagggaaggaaaaccTGAAACCGTGGAAGCCCCCGGTGGAAGCCAACCCGGGGCCCTTGAACAAGGataagggagagaaggaagagagaccaAG GCAGCAAGACCCGCAGAGGAAGGCTCCCCTCCGGATATTTTCCGGGAAACCTCCAGAGAAGCCGCTGCCAAATCGAAGAGGATCCACGGAATCTTGTGATGATCTGAGG gTTGCAAGCAGGCCAGTGCCGCTCCACACAACCAGTAAGAGGCCACGCGTGGACCCTGTCCTCACTGATGGCTCAGCTACCGAGATGTCTGACAGGGGCTCCGTCTTGGCTTCACGGTCTCCCCTCAGAAAAGCCAGTGTGAGCTCCGCCTCTGGTCTTGGACCAAAGGAACGACAGACAGGGGCTGCGGCCGACATCCCTCAGCCTGCAGTCAGGCGCCAGGGCCCGGAGCCTCTCCTCGTGGTGAAGCCGACACACAGCAGCCCGGAGGGTGGCTGCCGAGAAGTTCCCCAGGCTGCCTCCCAAACCCGCGGCCTGCTCCAGGCCATCAGCCCCCGGGCACAAGACAGACGTCCCGCGCTGACCTCACAGCCCTGCCCACCAGCCGCCACACGCAGCTTGGGCCTAGGCTCCAATCTCAGCTTCAGGCCAGGAGCCAAGAGGCCTGCCCAGGCTCCGATTCAGGCTTGCCTGAACTTCCCCAAGATACCGAGACTGGGTCCCTTCCAGATCCCCGGAGACGCCATCCAGGGTGGTGAGCTGGGGGCCCCGGACACTCTCCAACCTCCGCCGGCCGCAACCGAACTTGGACCGAGTACGTCGCCCCAGATGGGCAGGAGGACACCCGCCCAGGTGCCCAGCATCGACCGGCAGCCTCCGCACAGCAGACCTTGCCTGCCTACTGCCCAGGCCTGCACCATGTCCCGTCACCCAGCGGCCAGCCATGACGGGAcccagcctctcagagtgctctTCCGGAGACTGGACAATGGATGGTGGAGCTCCAGCCTCCTGACAGCTCCCTCATTTCACTCTCCTGAGAAGCCGGGAGCCTTCCTCGCTCAGAGCCCTCACGACTCAGAGAAGTCCCAGGGTCCCGGTGTTCGTGTCCCACCGAGTGTCCTCTATGAGGACCTTCAGGTTTCCTCCTCCTCAGAGGACAGCGATTCTGACCTGGAGTGA